The following nucleotide sequence is from Labilithrix sp..
ATGCGCGGAGACGCAGGCCGAGGCGCGTCCGCGCGAGCATCCACGCCGCGACGCCGCAGGCCGCGACCGTGAGGAGCACGAACGGATCGAAGAGCGTGCGCACGAAGAGGCCGCCGCCGATGCGGACGCCGGGGATCGTCGGCGAGTTCGAGCTCGAGTCGTAGAGCGCGCGGAGCACGACGCGCGTGCCGCCCGCCGCCGCGAGGTTGATCGCCAGGCCGCTCACGATCGCGTCGATGCGGCCCTTCACGACCAAGGCGGCGTGGCCGAGCCCGATCGCCGCGCCGCACGCGACGCCGGCGGCGATGCCGAGCGCGCCGCTGCCCGTCGCGCCGTTCACCGCGACCGCCGCGAGCGCCGCGGACAGCAGGATCCCCTCGAGGCCGATGTTGACGATGCCGCTCCTCTCGCCGAGGACGCCGCCGAGGCTCGCGCAGGCGTACGGGATCGTCATGCGGATCGTCTGCGCGAGCATCGTGCCGCTGACGATGACGTCGAGCGCGCTCATGCCGGCCTCACGCGCGCGAGCACGGCGGCGCGGAGCTTCGTGTCCGCGAGCGCGACCGCGCAGATGACGACGCCCTGGAGGACGTCCATCAGCTCCTTCGGGACGTGGGCGTTGAGCGCGAGGCCGCCCTGCTGGAGCGTTCCGAAGAGGAGCGCCGCGAGCACGAGGCCGACCGCGCTGCCACGACCGAGCAAGGCTACCGCGAGTCCACCAAAGCCCGCGCCCGCGCCGAGGCCTTGCTCGAAGTAGGCCTTGTAGCCGAGCACTGTGCCGAGGCATCCCGCGCCCGCGATCGCGCCCGAGAGCACGAGCGCTTGCTCGAGGCGGCGGCGCACCGGCACCTTCTCCGCCCGCATCGCCGTCTCGCCGAGGCCGATGAGGCCGAGCTCGCGGCCGAAACGCGTGCGGCGATGCACGACGACCATCGCGCCGGCGGCGACGAGCGCGAGGAACGCGGTCACGTTCGCGGCGCTGCCGCGGAACGCGCTCCAGAACACCTCGAGGCGCGGGAGCTGCGCGCCGCTCACGA
It contains:
- a CDS encoding ABC transporter permease, with product MSALDVIVSGTMLAQTIRMTIPYACASLGGVLGERSGIVNIGLEGILLSAALAAVAVNGATGSGALGIAAGVACGAAIGLGHAALVVKGRIDAIVSGLAINLAAAGGTRVVLRALYDSSSNSPTIPGVRIGGGLFVRTLFDPFVLLTVAACGVAAWMLARTRLGLRLRACGEDPAAAQAVGVDVAKTRMLAVALGGAACGLGGAALAFELHQFQSGMTGGRGFIALAAVIVAGWRPWRALAACAAFATLDALQIVLQNQTRVPSQLFGILPFAATLVALAVVSRRKGTGVRPPAGIGKHPV
- a CDS encoding ABC transporter permease, with the protein product MKGLRIEPERAVPPVAALAAGWIAFCLLVWAYGASPASMAALLFEGTWGTSYGAGQVIFKATPLLFTGLAVDLALRGGLFNIGAEGQLMIASLAAGLVGSSLPAATPAVVALPLVIAAAMAAGGSWAYVPAVLKGRFGAHEVISTIMMNRIADGVIGLVLESGGFALPGTVRTADVVSGAQLPRLEVFWSAFRGSAANVTAFLALVAAGAMVVVHRRTRFGRELGLIGLGETAMRAEKVPVRRRLEQALVLSGAIAGAGCLGTVLGYKAYFEQGLGAGAGFGGLAVALLGRGSAVGLVLAALLFGTLQQGGLALNAHVPKELMDVLQGVVICAVALADTKLRAAVLARVRPA